One part of the Vitis riparia cultivar Riparia Gloire de Montpellier isolate 1030 chromosome 15, EGFV_Vit.rip_1.0, whole genome shotgun sequence genome encodes these proteins:
- the LOC117931529 gene encoding 60S ribosomal protein L37a, translating to MTKRTKKAGIVGKYGTRYGASLRKQIKKMEVSQHSKYFCEFCGKYAVKRKAVGIWGCKDCGKVKAGGAYTLNTASAVTVRSTIRRLREQTES from the exons ATG ACTAAGAGAACCAAGAAGGCGGGTATTGTCGGGAAGTACG GAACCCGATATGGGGCTAGTCTGCGGAAGCAGATTAAGAAGATGGAAGTTAGTCAGCACAGCAAATACTTCTGCGAGTTCTGCGGGAAG TATGCAGTGAAGAGGAAGGCTGTGGGAATTTGGGGATGCAAGGACTGTGGCAAAGTTAAAGCAGGCGGTGCTTACACATTGAA CACTGCCAGTGCTGTTACTGTTAGGAGCACCATCCGAAGGCTGCGGGAGCAGACCGAGAGCtga